One Mycolicibacter sp. MU0083 DNA window includes the following coding sequences:
- the istB gene encoding IS21-like element helper ATPase IstB, whose amino-acid sequence MVAKAGTSSRDVTAELAFFTRALKAPTLREAVERLAERSRAETWSYEEFLAACLQREVSARESHGGEGRIRAARFPSRKSLEEFDFDHARGLKRDLIAHLGTLDFVVAKDNVVFLGPPGTGKTHLAIGIAIRACQAGHRVLFATASQWVDRLAGAHHGGTLQAELARLARYPLLVVDEVGYIPFEPEAANLFFQLVSSRYERASLIVTSNKPFGRWGEVFGDDVVAAAMIDRLVHHAEVIALKGDSYRIKDRDLGRVPTVTADDQ is encoded by the coding sequence ATGGTCGCCAAAGCCGGCACCAGCAGCCGGGACGTAACCGCCGAACTGGCGTTTTTTACCCGGGCCTTGAAAGCGCCGACCCTGCGTGAGGCCGTTGAGCGGCTCGCCGAACGGTCCCGAGCCGAGACCTGGAGCTACGAGGAGTTCCTGGCGGCGTGTCTGCAGCGTGAAGTATCTGCTCGTGAATCCCATGGCGGTGAAGGACGCATCCGAGCGGCCCGCTTCCCGTCGCGGAAATCATTGGAGGAGTTCGACTTCGACCACGCTCGAGGCCTCAAACGTGACCTCATCGCCCATCTGGGCACCCTGGACTTCGTCGTCGCCAAAGACAACGTGGTGTTCCTCGGCCCGCCGGGAACGGGCAAAACGCATCTGGCGATCGGTATCGCGATCCGGGCATGCCAGGCCGGTCACCGGGTCCTGTTCGCCACGGCATCGCAATGGGTCGATCGCCTAGCCGGTGCCCACCACGGCGGCACCCTGCAAGCCGAACTCGCTCGCCTGGCCCGCTACCCACTACTGGTCGTCGACGAAGTCGGATACATCCCGTTCGAGCCCGAGGCCGCCAACCTGTTCTTCCAACTGGTGTCCTCCCGCTACGAACGCGCCAGCCTCATCGTCACCTCCAATAAACCCTTCGGACGCTGGGGCGAGGTCTTCGGCGACGACGTCGTCGCTGCCGCCATGATCGACCGCCTCGTCCACCACGCCGAAGTCATCGCCCTCAAAGGAGACAGCTACCGCATCAAAGACCGAGACCTCGGCCGTGTCCCCACCGTCACGGCCGACGACCAATGA
- a CDS encoding IS1096 element passenger TnpR family protein codes for MITARLQVVLRDVEPKVLRVFDVPSTATLPELHDLLQAGIGWTDSHLHQFVTADATYGMVIPDEEGVARRYA; via the coding sequence GTGATCACCGCTCGGCTGCAGGTGGTGCTGCGCGACGTCGAGCCGAAGGTGCTCCGGGTGTTCGACGTGCCGTCGACGGCCACCTTGCCCGAGCTACACGATCTGCTGCAGGCCGGCATCGGCTGGACGGACTCGCACCTGCACCAATTCGTCACCGCCGACGCCACGTACGGCATGGTGATCCCCGACGAAGAAGGTGTGGCCCGAAGATATGCGTGA
- a CDS encoding tetratricopeptide repeat protein, with product MANPWAQLEQELFDAATAEPRDNQRFVTALEQAVQACHTDKRAAKHFELGELYLYLSEEYQALDRYDDALVAADRAVETGLELTPDARCLRAEILMRTGRIAEAEPIWAAVLADTPDDVWLYNNAGLEYAETGDHVTALDWLTKGLQLALATGDPEGAADQLYELRQESLEHLGQSADELQQQAEEFLDALEQDHPEWPMPAEDSPIDPFDKMVLAWLPTGDYDDALAAWPEFAATELMAESAGPLPHSTYCVALQQRLEELSEAGFPTLVIAPVSVAAFTAWCAEADRDPDSAESRIGYAEHLAITDAASLIAWPPGRNYPCWCGSGRKYKKCCAAPGAMAAV from the coding sequence ATGGCGAATCCATGGGCGCAGCTGGAACAGGAACTGTTTGACGCGGCGACCGCCGAACCCCGCGACAACCAACGTTTCGTCACCGCCTTGGAACAGGCGGTTCAGGCCTGCCACACCGACAAGCGCGCCGCGAAGCATTTCGAGCTCGGCGAGCTGTACCTGTACCTCAGCGAGGAATACCAGGCGTTGGACCGCTACGACGACGCGCTGGTGGCCGCCGACCGGGCCGTCGAGACCGGGTTGGAACTGACACCCGACGCACGGTGCCTGCGCGCGGAGATCCTGATGCGCACCGGCCGCATCGCCGAAGCCGAGCCGATCTGGGCGGCAGTGCTCGCCGATACCCCCGATGACGTATGGCTGTACAACAATGCCGGGCTGGAGTACGCCGAGACCGGTGACCACGTCACCGCACTGGACTGGTTGACCAAGGGCCTGCAACTGGCGCTGGCCACCGGTGACCCCGAGGGCGCAGCCGACCAGCTGTACGAACTGCGCCAGGAGAGTCTGGAACACCTCGGCCAGTCCGCCGACGAGTTGCAGCAGCAGGCGGAGGAGTTTCTCGACGCGCTCGAGCAGGACCATCCGGAGTGGCCGATGCCGGCGGAGGACTCCCCGATCGACCCGTTCGACAAGATGGTGCTCGCCTGGCTGCCGACCGGCGACTACGACGACGCACTGGCGGCATGGCCGGAGTTTGCGGCCACCGAGTTGATGGCCGAATCGGCGGGGCCGCTACCCCATTCGACGTACTGCGTCGCGCTGCAGCAGCGGCTCGAGGAGCTGTCCGAAGCGGGATTTCCCACCCTGGTGATCGCGCCGGTGTCGGTGGCGGCGTTCACCGCCTGGTGTGCCGAAGCTGACCGGGACCCCGACTCCGCTGAGTCACGTATCGGATACGCCGAGCACCTGGCGATCACCGATGCCGCCTCGCTGATCGCCTGGCCGCCGGGCCGGAACTATCCGTGCTGGTGCGGTTCGGGACGCAAATACAAGAAGTGCTGTGCGGCACCGGGAGCGATGGCTGCAGTGTGA
- a CDS encoding ADP-ribosylglycohydrolase family protein: MGNTRSTPLTTIRRDRARGGLLGAAAGEALAAANGGAWAGGTARVIPVAELLAAGADVREKGTRERIAARWDWWRGSAGGGDRTTSVIPAAPAALACLGDAAELAGVVRPIAALIQHDPDVSDSAVLWCAAIRHAILTRELDIRAGLQLLESSRQRLWSNRFDEAERHDPSACAANGESRGALPRALSTIVHTPIPDDDPANGVFRVDHLRNAVQAAVRDGASTEEAAIIGGLLGAVYGASAVPGDWRLTLRGWPGIRAHSLDALADTIIGWAGAERRNDTSVNKVQLEGSRHPHDDDLWIGGVSPYARVTSLLRPGLDVVVTLSEAGDPDPCYGVITLDVRPADFGGDTVNVDFGLLDTVRVLERLRADGRAVFVHALLGTGHAVAVGALYGARRRGIGIEDALRDVVEALRRPVDLDDEVRAALYRLAGAA, translated from the coding sequence ATGGGCAACACCAGATCTACGCCTTTGACCACGATTCGACGTGACCGCGCCCGCGGCGGCCTGCTCGGCGCCGCAGCAGGCGAGGCGCTGGCCGCCGCGAACGGTGGGGCGTGGGCAGGCGGCACGGCCAGGGTGATTCCGGTCGCCGAGTTGCTAGCGGCTGGCGCGGACGTGCGCGAGAAAGGAACTCGCGAACGCATTGCCGCGCGCTGGGATTGGTGGCGAGGATCCGCCGGCGGCGGGGATCGGACCACTTCGGTGATACCGGCCGCGCCGGCGGCATTGGCTTGCCTCGGCGACGCCGCCGAACTTGCCGGCGTGGTCCGGCCGATTGCCGCACTGATCCAGCACGATCCCGACGTCTCCGACTCCGCGGTGCTGTGGTGCGCCGCGATTCGCCATGCGATTCTGACCAGAGAACTCGATATCCGGGCGGGCCTGCAACTACTGGAATCATCCCGACAACGGTTGTGGTCGAACCGATTCGATGAAGCCGAACGCCATGACCCGTCGGCGTGCGCCGCGAACGGTGAGAGCCGGGGTGCGTTGCCGCGCGCGTTGTCGACGATCGTGCACACCCCGATCCCCGACGATGATCCCGCCAACGGGGTGTTCCGCGTCGATCACCTGCGGAACGCGGTGCAGGCGGCGGTGCGTGACGGCGCATCGACTGAGGAGGCCGCGATCATCGGCGGTCTGCTCGGTGCGGTCTACGGTGCCTCGGCGGTCCCCGGAGACTGGCGGCTGACGCTGCGCGGCTGGCCCGGCATACGTGCCCACAGCCTGGACGCCTTGGCCGACACGATCATCGGGTGGGCGGGAGCCGAGCGGCGGAACGACACCTCGGTGAACAAGGTTCAGCTGGAAGGGAGCCGGCATCCCCACGACGATGACCTCTGGATCGGCGGCGTCAGCCCGTATGCGCGGGTGACATCGCTTCTGCGCCCGGGCCTCGACGTGGTGGTGACCTTGTCCGAAGCGGGTGACCCCGATCCGTGCTACGGAGTCATCACGCTCGACGTGCGACCGGCGGATTTCGGTGGTGACACCGTCAACGTGGATTTCGGGCTACTCGATACGGTGCGTGTCCTCGAACGCCTTCGGGCCGACGGCCGGGCCGTGTTCGTGCACGCACTGCTCGGCACCGGCCATGCGGTAGCCGTCGGCGCGTTGTACGGGGCACGCCGGCGAGGCATCGGGATCGAAGACGCACTTCGCGACGTGGTCGAGGCGTTGCGGCGCCCCGTCGATCTGGACGACGAGGTACGCGCGGCACTGTATCGCCTGGCGGGTGCGGCATGA
- a CDS encoding metallophosphoesterase, with protein MADSTVQGYDIIGDVHGCADDLEALLTRLDYRKASGAGEYRHPERQVIFVGDLIDRGPGQLRVLEIAKAMVEAGSAQIVMGNHEFNALAYHTEWPEGSGKYRRPHDDPDHPKSEQNARQHRAFLDQLTAKQQRHYLDWFATMPLWLDLAGLRVVHACWHDESITDVLQHCGTDVPFGETAHLVDATDEDHRLYRAIENLLKGPEISLVEHGQPPYVDKGGDVRRRARIRWWDSEARTLRQIAEMGAVKSAHCGHPYPNLPDAEPKGVTQSYVYTGTVPVFYGHYWRTGEPEHLVDWTARTACVDFSAVNKDKGGALTAYQWSGESAINPGNYVQLGR; from the coding sequence GTGGCAGATTCCACCGTGCAGGGCTACGACATCATCGGCGACGTCCACGGCTGCGCCGACGACCTCGAAGCGCTTCTGACCCGACTGGATTACCGGAAAGCCTCCGGCGCAGGCGAATACCGGCATCCGGAACGGCAGGTGATCTTCGTCGGTGACCTGATCGACCGCGGCCCCGGACAGCTGCGCGTGCTGGAAATCGCCAAAGCCATGGTGGAGGCCGGCAGCGCCCAGATCGTCATGGGCAACCACGAATTCAACGCGCTGGCCTACCACACCGAATGGCCGGAAGGTAGTGGGAAGTATCGGCGTCCGCACGATGATCCGGACCACCCGAAGTCCGAACAGAACGCCCGGCAGCACCGGGCCTTCCTCGACCAGCTGACCGCGAAGCAGCAGCGTCACTACCTGGACTGGTTTGCCACCATGCCGCTCTGGCTCGACTTGGCCGGCCTGCGGGTGGTGCACGCCTGTTGGCACGACGAGTCGATCACCGACGTGCTGCAGCACTGCGGAACCGACGTGCCCTTCGGCGAGACCGCACACTTGGTGGACGCCACCGACGAAGATCATCGGCTGTACCGCGCAATCGAGAACCTGCTCAAAGGCCCGGAGATCAGCCTGGTCGAACACGGCCAGCCCCCCTACGTGGACAAGGGCGGCGACGTTCGCCGTCGGGCACGCATCCGGTGGTGGGACAGTGAAGCGCGCACTCTGCGTCAGATCGCCGAGATGGGGGCGGTGAAATCGGCCCACTGCGGTCATCCCTACCCGAATCTTCCAGATGCGGAGCCCAAGGGGGTCACCCAGTCCTACGTCTACACCGGCACCGTCCCGGTGTTCTACGGCCACTACTGGCGCACGGGCGAGCCCGAGCACTTGGTCGACTGGACCGCGCGCACCGCCTGCGTGGACTTCAGCGCGGTCAACAAGGACAAAGGTGGCGCCCTGACTGCCTACCAGTGGTCGGGGGAGTCCGCGATCAACCCCGGAAACTATGTGCAATTGGGCCGCTGA
- a CDS encoding CopG family transcriptional regulator — MSILEHRLQILLDDERHRRITAAARERGVSVATVVREAIDRSLAGANDRRKAAGQHILGAVDMELPEPSELKLELEALRGRRG; from the coding sequence ATGTCCATATTGGAGCATCGGCTTCAGATCCTGCTGGACGATGAGCGTCACCGCCGCATCACGGCGGCCGCGCGTGAGCGAGGTGTCTCCGTTGCGACGGTAGTGCGCGAGGCGATTGATCGCAGCCTCGCGGGAGCTAATGATCGCCGCAAAGCGGCAGGTCAACACATTCTTGGTGCCGTAGACATGGAGCTTCCCGAACCGTCTGAGCTGAAGCTCGAACTTGAAGCGTTGCGTGGCCGCCGCGGATGA
- a CDS encoding type II toxin-antitoxin system VapC family toxin yields MILLDTTVLLYAKGAEHRFRAPCRDLIAAIADGRIEASTTPEVIQEFVHVRARRRGRRDAAALGRSYAAVLSPLVSVTADHLERGLAIYEPISSVGAFDAVLAAVTESAGAILVSADAAFGEIPEIAHIVPDAAGVAGLLGAT; encoded by the coding sequence ATGATCCTGCTCGACACGACAGTGCTGCTGTATGCCAAAGGTGCAGAGCACCGGTTCCGGGCGCCATGCCGTGATCTGATCGCAGCAATCGCTGATGGGCGAATCGAAGCGAGTACTACGCCTGAGGTGATTCAAGAGTTCGTACATGTTCGAGCTCGTCGCCGCGGCCGTAGGGATGCTGCAGCGCTTGGTCGTAGTTATGCGGCGGTGCTGTCGCCCTTGGTGAGCGTCACCGCAGATCACCTTGAGCGAGGACTTGCCATCTACGAGCCGATCTCAAGCGTCGGTGCTTTTGATGCCGTCCTCGCCGCAGTCACCGAATCTGCCGGCGCGATCCTGGTTTCGGCAGACGCTGCGTTTGGCGAGATTCCGGAGATCGCCCACATTGTGCCGGACGCGGCAGGTGTCGCGGGTTTACTGGGCGCTACATGA
- a CDS encoding protein adenylyltransferase SelO, which produces MASPILTADFARELPELAQPWQAAAPPAPKLLVLNEELAIELGLDPQWLNTPDGLNFLTGNNIPDGATPVAQAYAGHQFGNYVPVLGDGRALLLGELAGDHRRDIHLKGSGRTPFARGGDGLAAVGPMLREYVISEAMHALGIPTTRALAVVATGAPVQRETPLPGAVLTRVAASHLRVGSFQLVAQQARSTGDLGLLRRLADHAIDRHYPDAQHAENPYFALFQAVLDGQASLIARWMHVGFVHGVMNTDNMTISGETIDYGPCAFMEAYDPATVFSSIDHAGRYAYGNQPLVAQWNLARFAETLLPLFSDDEDTALTMAVDTLEGFMPRYHGLWSAGMLEKFGLSAGMEAAALIDQALALMNEHRVDYTSFFRNLARAGRGDTAALPAAFGDWLARWRAMGPDVEAMDRVNPVYIPRNHLVEQALTAATHGDLEPTQKLLDAISEPFCERDGLADYAAPAPPEFGHYRTFCGT; this is translated from the coding sequence ATGGCGTCCCCGATCCTGACGGCCGACTTCGCCCGCGAACTGCCCGAGCTCGCCCAGCCCTGGCAGGCTGCCGCCCCGCCGGCCCCGAAACTGCTGGTGCTCAACGAGGAACTCGCCATCGAACTGGGTCTGGATCCGCAGTGGCTGAACACCCCCGACGGCCTGAACTTTTTGACCGGCAACAACATCCCCGACGGCGCCACCCCGGTGGCGCAGGCATACGCCGGCCACCAGTTCGGCAACTACGTGCCGGTGCTCGGCGACGGCCGCGCCCTGCTGCTCGGTGAACTCGCCGGCGACCACCGCCGCGACATCCACCTCAAGGGCTCCGGGCGGACGCCGTTCGCCCGCGGCGGCGACGGCCTGGCCGCGGTCGGTCCGATGCTGCGCGAATACGTGATCAGCGAAGCCATGCACGCCCTCGGTATCCCCACCACCCGCGCACTGGCCGTCGTCGCCACCGGCGCGCCGGTGCAGCGCGAGACCCCGCTGCCCGGGGCGGTGCTGACCCGCGTCGCCGCCAGCCACCTGCGGGTCGGCAGCTTCCAGCTCGTCGCCCAACAGGCCCGCTCCACCGGCGACCTGGGACTGCTGCGCCGCCTGGCCGATCACGCGATCGACCGGCACTACCCCGACGCGCAGCACGCCGAAAACCCTTACTTCGCACTGTTCCAGGCGGTGCTGGACGGCCAAGCGTCGCTGATCGCCCGGTGGATGCACGTCGGATTCGTGCACGGGGTGATGAACACCGACAACATGACCATCTCCGGGGAGACCATCGACTACGGCCCGTGCGCCTTCATGGAGGCCTACGACCCGGCGACGGTGTTCAGCTCCATCGACCACGCCGGGCGCTACGCCTACGGCAACCAACCGCTGGTGGCGCAGTGGAACCTGGCCCGATTCGCCGAAACCCTGCTGCCACTGTTCTCCGACGACGAGGACACGGCGCTGACGATGGCGGTGGACACGCTCGAAGGATTCATGCCGCGCTACCACGGTTTGTGGTCGGCCGGAATGCTGGAGAAGTTCGGGCTGAGTGCCGGCATGGAGGCGGCCGCGCTGATCGACCAGGCGTTGGCGCTGATGAACGAACACCGCGTCGACTACACCTCGTTCTTCCGCAACCTCGCCCGCGCCGGTCGCGGCGACACCGCAGCGCTGCCCGCCGCGTTCGGCGACTGGCTGGCGCGCTGGCGGGCGATGGGGCCCGACGTCGAGGCGATGGACCGGGTCAACCCCGTCTACATTCCGCGCAACCACCTGGTGGAGCAGGCGCTGACCGCCGCGACGCACGGCGACCTCGAACCGACCCAGAAGCTGCTCGACGCGATCTCCGAGCCGTTCTGCGAGCGTGACGGGCTCGCCGACTATGCCGCCCCGGCTCCGCCGGAGTTCGGCCACTACCGGACCTTCTGCGGAACCTGA
- a CDS encoding VWA domain-containing protein encodes MTNPNLSWLVFLLDRSGSMQSIKSDVIGGFEAFIAEQRAGEGQCVATLAQFDHEYEVVYRGVALQEVPELRLHPRGRTALLDAMGRLITDTATEIDALAPAERPGTVVVAIMTDGLENASGEWRRPDVKALVEQQTNDHGWEFLYMGADQDAVEVGRGLGVKDGQAITYARGKSREAMQAMSGNIRDYRNEKRADPASSMRAFTARQRAALADDTAG; translated from the coding sequence ATGACGAACCCGAACCTCAGCTGGCTGGTGTTCCTGCTCGACCGATCGGGCTCGATGCAATCGATCAAGTCCGATGTCATCGGCGGATTCGAGGCCTTCATCGCCGAGCAACGCGCCGGTGAAGGCCAGTGCGTCGCGACCCTGGCGCAGTTCGACCACGAGTACGAGGTCGTCTACCGCGGCGTAGCGCTGCAGGAAGTGCCGGAGCTGCGACTGCACCCGCGCGGCCGCACGGCCCTGCTGGACGCGATGGGCAGGCTCATCACCGACACGGCGACCGAAATCGATGCGTTGGCGCCGGCCGAGCGGCCCGGAACCGTCGTCGTGGCGATCATGACCGACGGACTGGAGAACGCCAGCGGGGAATGGCGACGTCCCGACGTCAAAGCCCTTGTCGAACAACAGACCAACGACCACGGTTGGGAGTTCCTCTACATGGGCGCCGACCAGGACGCCGTCGAAGTGGGCCGGGGCCTCGGGGTCAAAGACGGCCAAGCCATCACCTACGCGCGGGGCAAGTCGCGCGAAGCGATGCAGGCCATGTCGGGCAACATCCGGGACTATCGCAATGAGAAGCGGGCAGATCCGGCGTCGTCCATGCGTGCCTTCACCGCCAGGCAACGCGCCGCGCTGGCCGACGACACCGCCGGCTGA
- a CDS encoding type II toxin-antitoxin system VapB family antitoxin, producing MALNIEDPAVHDAVKEIARITGESHAQVVAAAVRERLVHLQADSAAVRFLDIGRRAAARMPEETKQLDHGALLYDDRGSRG from the coding sequence ATGGCGTTGAACATCGAAGATCCGGCGGTTCACGATGCGGTCAAAGAGATCGCCAGGATCACCGGCGAATCGCACGCGCAGGTAGTCGCCGCCGCGGTACGGGAGCGCTTGGTCCACCTGCAAGCCGACTCCGCCGCTGTACGATTCCTCGACATCGGACGGCGGGCCGCAGCGCGGATGCCTGAGGAAACCAAGCAACTGGACCACGGCGCACTGCTCTACGACGACCGCGGATCGCGCGGGTGA
- a CDS encoding FitA-like ribbon-helix-helix domain-containing protein, whose protein sequence is MKQLLLRVPEDLHRRLVARAAREGRSLNAVATEILDAAADADAGDRRAQVRAAAAAAGILRGQTARPLSAARRQRAIASTRGLGTQLDRLLADERDRL, encoded by the coding sequence GTGAAGCAGCTTCTGCTGCGGGTTCCGGAGGACCTGCACCGGCGCCTGGTAGCCCGGGCAGCCCGCGAAGGCCGCAGCCTCAACGCGGTGGCCACCGAGATCCTCGACGCGGCAGCCGATGCCGACGCCGGCGACCGGCGCGCGCAGGTCCGGGCCGCTGCGGCGGCCGCGGGAATCTTGCGCGGGCAGACCGCTAGGCCGCTCAGCGCCGCTCGCAGGCAGCGTGCGATCGCATCGACACGTGGTCTCGGAACCCAGCTCGACCGACTGCTGGCCGACGAGCGTGACCGGTTGTGA
- a CDS encoding type II toxin-antitoxin system VapC family toxin gives MIAYLDSSVLARAYLADEDGHGQATALLADPDIATVTGTWTRIEVSGALVRAARAGRADEKGLLAALDADLAGPVLVLDAPQELVENDALKLVRRHALRAMDAWHLAVAALVIPPLLAPGEQRGFASRDAAQRRVAEKLGFLAL, from the coding sequence GTGATCGCCTACCTGGACTCTTCGGTGCTGGCGCGTGCCTATCTGGCCGACGAAGACGGCCATGGGCAGGCCACGGCGCTACTTGCCGATCCCGATATCGCTACGGTGACCGGCACCTGGACTCGCATCGAGGTCTCCGGCGCCCTGGTCCGTGCTGCTCGGGCCGGTCGCGCCGACGAAAAAGGTCTGCTTGCGGCGTTGGACGCCGACCTGGCCGGACCGGTCCTTGTGCTGGATGCACCGCAGGAACTGGTGGAGAACGACGCCCTGAAACTCGTGCGCAGGCATGCGCTGCGGGCGATGGATGCCTGGCACCTGGCGGTTGCGGCGCTGGTGATTCCGCCACTCCTGGCACCCGGCGAGCAACGCGGGTTCGCGTCGCGGGACGCCGCGCAGCGTCGCGTCGCCGAAAAACTCGGCTTCCTCGCGCTCTGA
- a CDS encoding MMPL family transporter: protein MLHRIALLALAAPRRVLAVAALIMVAAAVFGIPVADKLSAGGFQDPNSESARATQLLTEEFGQSDQQLLLLVSSPDGVDGERARAVGTELTEALQASPHVFNVTSPWTGPPSAAARLTSRDGVSGLIVANLRGGENDAQKYARDLADQLAGDRDGVTVQAGGGAMVYAQINQQNQHDLLLMESIAIPFSFVVLVWVFGGLVAAALPVLLGGLAIVGSMAVLRLITLGTDVSIFAMNLTTAMGLALAIDYTLLIINRYRDELAEGAAGDAALLRTMTTAGRTVAFSAVTVALSMAAMALFPMYFLKSFAYAGVATVTFVALAAIVVTPAAIALLGPRLDAWDLHRLIRRVLRRPEPMAVPVEQGFWYRATRFVSRHAVPIGLAVVTLLVAAGVPFLGVKWGFPDDRVLPTSASAHRVGDALRDRFADGSDREVPIVVRDADLVAPAEVDRYAAALSRVPDVLSVSAPTGTFVGGARVGDPSAAAGVADGQVLLTVSSSAPLFSEASDTQLDRLHAVPTPGRHPVLMGGLAQLNRDSVDAIIDRLPLVLGLIAAITFVLLFLLTGSVVMPLKALILNVLSLCAAFGALVWIFQDGQLGAFGTTPTGILVANVPVLLFCISFGLSMDYEVFLVSRIREYWLASGRTRADNDESVSLGVAHTARVITAAALIMSISFAALIAAQVSFMRMLGLGLTLAVLADATLIRMVLVPAFMHLMGRWNWWAPAPLARLAQRFEIREDGGGASGRHAAPPGRPAPQVPARHGAHRAARHAQKPVFSTPE from the coding sequence GTGCTCCACCGGATCGCACTGCTCGCGCTGGCCGCCCCACGCCGGGTCCTGGCGGTGGCCGCACTGATCATGGTGGCCGCGGCGGTGTTCGGAATCCCGGTGGCCGACAAGCTGTCCGCGGGCGGTTTCCAGGACCCGAATTCCGAATCCGCCCGGGCGACGCAGTTGCTGACCGAGGAGTTCGGGCAGAGCGACCAGCAGTTGCTGCTGCTGGTGAGTTCCCCCGACGGCGTCGACGGCGAGCGGGCCCGGGCGGTCGGCACCGAACTCACCGAGGCGTTGCAGGCGTCGCCGCACGTCTTCAACGTGACCTCGCCGTGGACCGGCCCGCCGTCGGCCGCCGCCCGGTTGACCAGCCGCGACGGCGTATCGGGGCTGATCGTGGCGAATCTGCGCGGCGGCGAGAACGACGCGCAGAAGTACGCCCGCGACCTGGCCGATCAGCTAGCCGGCGACCGCGACGGGGTGACGGTGCAGGCCGGTGGCGGCGCGATGGTCTACGCCCAGATCAATCAGCAGAACCAGCACGATCTGTTGTTGATGGAGTCGATCGCGATCCCCTTCAGTTTCGTGGTGCTGGTGTGGGTGTTCGGCGGTCTGGTGGCGGCGGCGTTGCCGGTGCTGCTCGGCGGGCTGGCGATCGTCGGGTCGATGGCGGTGTTGCGGCTGATCACGCTGGGCACCGACGTGTCGATCTTCGCGATGAACCTGACCACCGCGATGGGGTTGGCGCTGGCGATCGACTACACGCTGTTGATCATCAACCGCTACCGCGACGAGCTGGCCGAGGGCGCCGCCGGTGATGCGGCGTTGCTGCGGACCATGACCACCGCGGGGCGCACCGTGGCGTTCTCGGCGGTCACCGTGGCGCTGTCGATGGCGGCGATGGCGTTGTTCCCGATGTATTTTCTGAAGTCGTTCGCCTACGCCGGGGTGGCGACGGTGACGTTCGTGGCGCTGGCGGCCATCGTGGTGACGCCGGCGGCCATCGCGTTGTTGGGGCCGCGGCTGGATGCGTGGGATCTGCACCGGCTGATCCGGCGGGTGCTGCGCCGGCCGGAGCCGATGGCGGTGCCGGTCGAGCAGGGATTCTGGTATCGGGCAACGCGATTCGTGTCCCGTCATGCGGTGCCGATCGGGTTGGCGGTGGTGACGCTACTGGTGGCGGCCGGAGTGCCGTTCCTCGGGGTGAAGTGGGGGTTCCCCGATGACCGGGTGCTGCCGACCTCGGCGTCGGCGCATCGGGTCGGCGATGCGCTGCGCGACCGGTTCGCCGACGGCTCCGACCGCGAGGTTCCGATCGTGGTCCGCGACGCCGACCTGGTGGCGCCCGCGGAGGTGGACCGCTATGCCGCGGCGTTGTCCCGGGTGCCGGACGTGTTGTCGGTGTCGGCACCCACCGGAACGTTCGTCGGCGGGGCCCGCGTCGGGGACCCCAGTGCGGCCGCCGGAGTCGCCGACGGCCAGGTGCTGTTGACCGTCTCCAGTTCCGCACCGCTGTTCTCCGAGGCGTCCGACACCCAGCTCGACCGGCTGCACGCGGTGCCGACGCCGGGGCGGCATCCGGTGCTGATGGGCGGGTTGGCGCAGCTCAACCGGGACAGCGTCGACGCGATCATCGATCGGTTGCCGCTGGTGTTGGGGTTGATCGCGGCGATCACGTTCGTGTTGCTGTTCTTGTTGACCGGCAGTGTGGTGATGCCGCTGAAAGCGTTGATCCTCAACGTGTTGTCGTTGTGCGCGGCGTTCGGCGCGCTGGTCTGGATCTTTCAGGACGGGCAGCTGGGGGCTTTCGGGACGACGCCGACCGGGATCCTGGTCGCCAACGTGCCGGTGCTGCTGTTCTGCATCTCGTTCGGCCTGTCGATGGACTACGAGGTGTTCCTGGTGTCCCGGATTCGGGAGTACTGGCTGGCGTCGGGTCGGACCCGCGCCGACAACGACGAGAGCGTGTCACTGGGGGTGGCCCATACCGCGCGGGTGATCACCGCGGCGGCGCTGATCATGTCGATCTCGTTCGCGGCGTTGATCGCCGCGCAGGTGTCGTTCATGCGGATGCTGGGGCTGGGGTTGACGCTGGCGGTGCTGGCCGACGCCACGTTGATCCGGATGGTGTTGGTGCCGGCGTTCATGCATCTGATGGGCCGCTGGAACTGGTGGGCTCCGGCGCCGTTGGCGCGGCTGGCGCAGCGCTTCGAGATCCGGGAGGACGGCGGTGGCGCGTCCGGCCGGCACGCCGCTCCCCCGGGCCGGCCGGCTCCGCAGGTGCCGGCCCGACACGGGGCGCATCGGGCTGCGCGGCACGCCCAGAAGCCGGTGTTCTCCACACCGGAGTGA